A single window of Deltaproteobacteria bacterium DNA harbors:
- a CDS encoding DUF4412 domain-containing protein: MKNIRKFAVIFAVCLAFVMYSIPADAAKPKEPTVEFSATEVMESADIKVESKVFHAKDKERREMEMGGSSSVMILRKDKKVSWQLMPDQKMYMEHSLDANGPQNQTGASDMDYEMTEVGEETVNGFKCTKYKIIATAKDGSKFGGFMWSTKEGIMVKMDAISKNEKRKDRIKMELTDIKIGKQPASLFELPAGYSKMGFGSMMAAPPQQPSGSGKNKGQDKAPSSPDYKDLLKKKLPGF, from the coding sequence ATGAAAAATATCAGGAAGTTTGCCGTTATTTTTGCCGTATGTCTTGCGTTTGTCATGTATAGCATTCCTGCCGATGCCGCTAAGCCGAAGGAGCCGACAGTAGAGTTCTCTGCTACCGAGGTCATGGAGTCCGCTGATATCAAGGTGGAAAGCAAGGTCTTTCATGCCAAGGACAAGGAGCGCCGCGAAATGGAGATGGGCGGCAGTTCGAGCGTAATGATACTGAGAAAGGATAAGAAAGTATCATGGCAGCTTATGCCGGATCAAAAAATGTACATGGAGCACTCGCTCGACGCCAATGGCCCGCAAAACCAGACGGGCGCGTCCGATATGGATTACGAGATGACCGAGGTGGGCGAGGAAACGGTAAACGGCTTTAAGTGCACGAAGTACAAAATCATAGCTACTGCCAAGGACGGCTCCAAGTTCGGCGGGTTCATGTGGTCCACCAAGGAAGGTATAATGGTGAAGATGGATGCCATCTCCAAGAACGAGAAGAGAAAAGACAGGATCAAGATGGAGCTTACGGATATAAAGATCGGCAAGCAGCCTGCAAGCCTTTTTGAGTTGCCTGCCGGGTATTCGAAGATGGGGTTTGGCTCCATGATGGCGGCCCCGCCACAGCAGCCTTCGGGCTCCGGAAAGAATAAAGGGCAGGATAAGGCCCCAAGCAGCCCCGATTATAAGGATTTGCTAAAGAAGAAGCTCCCGGGGTTTTAA